Proteins from one Amycolatopsis benzoatilytica AK 16/65 genomic window:
- a CDS encoding SDR family NAD(P)-dependent oxidoreductase has product MDLGLSGKCAVVTGASRGIGLAVAEVLAAEGADLALVARDAEALAAVAERLGKHGTKVVAVPTDTTDDTAVAAMAERVRAEFGAADVLVNCAAPASTGVRTPLAELRDEDLRTEIETKVLGYLRCARALAPGMRERGWGRIVNVSGLNARLAGSTFGSIRNVAVAAMTKNLADELGPHGITVTVVHPGYTVTEQTPEKFAAIAAKRGISVAELENGLAAGVSNGRLVTAAEVADVVAFLASPRSVAINGDAIAAGGGVPGSIYY; this is encoded by the coding sequence GTGGATCTCGGCCTGAGCGGCAAATGCGCAGTAGTCACCGGAGCGAGCCGGGGCATCGGGCTCGCGGTCGCCGAGGTCCTGGCTGCCGAGGGCGCCGACCTCGCGCTCGTCGCCCGGGACGCCGAAGCGCTCGCGGCCGTGGCGGAGCGCCTCGGCAAGCACGGCACGAAGGTCGTCGCGGTGCCCACCGATACCACCGACGACACCGCGGTCGCCGCGATGGCCGAACGCGTCCGAGCCGAATTCGGCGCGGCGGACGTGCTGGTCAACTGTGCGGCCCCGGCGTCGACCGGTGTCCGAACTCCGCTCGCCGAACTGCGAGACGAAGACCTGCGCACCGAAATCGAAACCAAAGTCCTCGGCTACCTCCGCTGCGCCCGCGCGCTCGCGCCCGGGATGCGGGAGCGCGGCTGGGGCCGGATCGTGAACGTCAGCGGTCTGAACGCTCGGCTGGCCGGGTCCACGTTCGGCTCGATCCGCAACGTCGCGGTGGCCGCGATGACCAAGAACCTTGCCGACGAACTGGGCCCGCACGGCATCACCGTGACCGTCGTGCACCCCGGATACACGGTGACCGAGCAGACGCCGGAGAAGTTCGCCGCGATCGCCGCGAAGCGTGGGATTTCCGTGGCGGAACTGGAAAACGGGCTCGCCGCCGGGGTCAGCAACGGCCGGCTGGTCACCGCCGCCGAGGTGGCGGACGTCGTGGCGTTCCTTGCTTCCCCGCGCAGCGTCGCGATCAACGGCGACGCCATCGCGGCCGGTGGTGGCGTCCCCGGTTCGATCTATTACTGA
- a CDS encoding LysR substrate-binding domain-containing protein: MTAAEQPPAFRLAYVPGATPAKWVRIWGERHPEVPLDLVATTVAEAAGLVRDGGAHAALLRLPGDRDGLHAIPLYTETSVVVVPKDHLIAAADEVSIADLDDELVLHPLDDPLGWDQLPGRPALERPETTGDAVELVAAGVGVLVVPQSLARLHHRRDLTYRPVADAPQSRVALSWPEDQTSDLVEQLIGIVRGRTVNSTRGQQETQAKTGKAAAPAKRAPQQQRREPAGRRGGPKPGGRGKPRRRR, encoded by the coding sequence GTGACCGCAGCCGAGCAGCCCCCGGCGTTCCGGCTCGCCTACGTCCCGGGTGCGACCCCCGCGAAGTGGGTCCGGATCTGGGGCGAACGCCATCCCGAAGTGCCGCTCGACCTGGTCGCGACCACCGTGGCGGAAGCCGCCGGGCTGGTCCGCGACGGAGGCGCGCACGCCGCGTTGCTGCGGTTGCCCGGCGACCGCGACGGGCTGCACGCGATCCCGCTCTACACCGAGACCAGCGTGGTCGTCGTCCCGAAGGACCACTTGATCGCGGCGGCCGACGAAGTGTCCATTGCGGACCTCGACGACGAGCTTGTCCTGCATCCGCTCGACGACCCGCTCGGCTGGGACCAGCTGCCGGGCCGACCCGCGCTGGAGCGCCCGGAGACCACCGGCGACGCCGTCGAGCTGGTCGCCGCCGGGGTCGGCGTGCTGGTCGTGCCCCAGTCGCTGGCCCGGCTGCATCATCGCCGCGACCTCACCTACCGGCCGGTTGCCGACGCGCCGCAGTCGCGCGTCGCGCTGTCCTGGCCGGAGGACCAGACCAGTGACCTGGTCGAGCAGCTCATCGGCATCGTCCGCGGCCGGACCGTCAACAGCACCCGCGGGCAGCAGGAAACGCAGGCGAAGACAGGCAAGGCCGCCGCACCGGCGAAGCGCGCGCCGCAGCAACAGCGGCGCGAGCCGGCCGGTCGCCGCGGCGGGCCGAAGCCGGGCGGGCGGGGCAAGCCGCGCCGGCGGCGCTGA
- a CDS encoding DUF5997 family protein, which yields MTAQKTPQTMKPATAAKKLGVYLEATPEEFRAGAVSRDELNALQADPPEWLRDLRRNGPHPRPVVAAKLGVSIGGLARGGVTEALTTEQIEALKTDNPDWLRRERDTQAEVRREAARVKTEATDS from the coding sequence ATGACGGCGCAGAAGACTCCCCAGACCATGAAGCCGGCGACGGCAGCGAAGAAGCTGGGCGTCTACCTCGAAGCGACCCCGGAGGAGTTCCGCGCGGGCGCCGTGTCTCGCGACGAGCTGAACGCCCTGCAGGCCGATCCGCCGGAGTGGCTGCGCGACCTGCGCCGCAACGGCCCGCACCCGCGCCCGGTGGTGGCGGCGAAGCTGGGCGTGTCGATCGGCGGCCTGGCCCGCGGCGGCGTCACCGAGGCGCTGACGACCGAGCAGATCGAGGCGCTGAAGACGGACAACCCGGACTGGCTCCGGCGCGAACGCGACACTCAGGCGGAAGTCCGCCGCGAAGCGGCCCGGGTCAAAACGGAAGCCACGGACTCCTGA
- a CDS encoding response regulator transcription factor translates to MTIRLLLADDQALVRQALGTLLDLEDDFSVVVQVGRGDEVVDAAREHRPDVALLDIEMPGLDGLAAAAVLAEQVPDCRVVVLTTFGRAGYLRRAMEAGAVGFVVKDAPAETLADAIRRVVRGERVVDPALAVATLAAGESPLTARERDVLIAARAGGSVAEIAGNLYLSEGTVRNYLSGAIAKTGTRNRMEALRVADDRGWL, encoded by the coding sequence ATGACGATCCGGCTGCTGCTCGCCGACGACCAGGCGCTGGTCCGGCAGGCGCTGGGCACGCTGCTCGACCTGGAGGACGACTTCTCCGTGGTCGTCCAGGTGGGCCGGGGCGACGAGGTGGTGGACGCGGCCCGCGAACACCGTCCGGACGTCGCCCTGCTCGACATCGAGATGCCCGGGCTGGACGGCCTCGCCGCGGCGGCAGTGCTGGCCGAGCAGGTGCCGGACTGCCGGGTGGTCGTCCTGACCACGTTCGGCCGGGCCGGCTACCTCCGCCGCGCGATGGAGGCGGGCGCGGTCGGGTTCGTGGTGAAGGACGCGCCGGCGGAGACGCTGGCGGACGCGATCCGCCGGGTAGTGCGAGGCGAGCGGGTGGTGGATCCGGCGCTGGCGGTCGCGACGCTCGCCGCCGGGGAATCGCCGTTGACGGCGCGGGAACGGGACGTGCTGATCGCGGCCCGGGCCGGGGGGTCGGTGGCGGAGATCGCGGGGAACCTCTACCTGTCGGAGGGCACCGTCCGGAACTACCTGTCCGGGGCGATCGCGAAAACCGGGACCCGCAACCGGATGGAGGCGCTCCGGGTGGCGGACGACCGTGGCTGGCTCTGA
- a CDS encoding sensor histidine kinase, with product MPNVDRGPDSDAQRWVLGWRRLTLDAGLLVYPLIVLAQTAGQPAAVVLLVAFCGCYAGAAYAAFRLRSREFWVLLGVLTLVFGAVLPIAHANAFYLLTVIVSLAVPRLPRRGMAIVPVAAGATVLVPWAVWRDAPGWAQAAALVFTVLVVVAFAQALRVNRALVQARAEVQRLAADAERSRISRDLHDLLGHSLTAITVKSNLARRLAANGDERAADEIGEVEQLSRQALADVRAAVSGYRDVTLAGELARGRELLRAAGIVADLPTAADGPHQELFGWVVREGLTNVVRHSRATTCTVTVSADSVEVCDDGVGAAGGPGNGLSGLRDRVSAAGGRMEAGPARPRGWRLRVTVGERADEVETR from the coding sequence GTGCCGAACGTGGACCGCGGCCCCGATTCCGACGCGCAACGCTGGGTGCTGGGCTGGCGCCGGCTGACGCTGGACGCCGGCCTCCTGGTGTACCCGCTGATCGTCCTCGCCCAGACCGCGGGCCAGCCGGCCGCGGTCGTGCTGTTGGTGGCGTTCTGCGGGTGTTACGCCGGCGCCGCGTATGCCGCGTTCCGGCTCCGGAGCCGGGAGTTCTGGGTGTTGCTCGGAGTGCTGACGCTGGTGTTCGGCGCGGTGCTCCCGATCGCGCACGCGAACGCGTTCTACCTGCTCACCGTGATTGTTTCGCTCGCCGTGCCGAGGTTGCCGCGGCGGGGGATGGCGATCGTGCCAGTCGCGGCCGGGGCGACGGTGCTGGTGCCGTGGGCGGTCTGGCGCGACGCGCCAGGCTGGGCGCAAGCGGCGGCGCTGGTGTTCACGGTGCTGGTGGTGGTCGCGTTCGCGCAGGCGTTGCGGGTGAACCGGGCGCTGGTGCAGGCGCGGGCCGAGGTGCAACGGCTGGCGGCGGACGCGGAACGGTCCCGGATTTCCCGGGACCTGCACGATTTGCTGGGCCATTCGCTCACCGCGATCACGGTGAAGAGCAATCTCGCCCGGCGGCTCGCGGCCAACGGGGACGAGCGAGCGGCCGACGAGATCGGCGAGGTCGAGCAGTTGTCGCGGCAGGCGCTGGCGGACGTGCGGGCGGCGGTGTCCGGCTACCGCGACGTGACCCTCGCCGGCGAACTCGCTCGCGGCCGGGAACTGTTGCGGGCGGCCGGGATCGTCGCAGATCTTCCGACCGCCGCGGACGGGCCGCACCAGGAGCTCTTCGGCTGGGTCGTCCGGGAAGGGCTGACGAACGTGGTCCGGCATTCGCGGGCGACGACCTGCACGGTCACGGTTTCGGCGGATTCGGTGGAGGTCTGCGACGACGGGGTGGGTGCCGCGGGCGGGCCGGGGAACGGGCTTTCCGGCTTGCGAGACCGGGTATCGGCGGCGGGCGGGCGGATGGAAGCGGGTCCGGCGCGGCCGCGAGGATGGCGATTGCGGGTCACTGTGGGGGAGCGCGCGGATGAGGTCGAGACGCGGTGA
- a CDS encoding alpha/beta fold hydrolase: MTATVVLVHGAFADSSSWNGEIERLQSHGHRVIAVANPLRGVAEDAAYVRSVLDSVEGPVVLVGHSYGGSVISAAAVGRPQVRALVYVAGFIPDEGESAGELAAKYPGGTLGETLEQVAVAGGVDLYVRQELFHQQFAADVPESQARLMAAGQRPVAAAALDAASPAPAWKELPVYSLIPTADKNIPPAAQRFMSERAEAEIVEVPGASHAVLVSQPEAVTELILRAAR; the protein is encoded by the coding sequence ATGACTGCCACTGTCGTTCTGGTGCACGGCGCGTTCGCGGATTCGTCCAGCTGGAACGGGGAAATCGAGCGGCTGCAGTCGCACGGGCACCGGGTGATCGCGGTCGCGAACCCGCTGCGCGGAGTCGCCGAGGACGCGGCCTACGTGCGGTCGGTGCTGGACAGCGTCGAGGGCCCGGTAGTGCTGGTCGGTCATTCCTACGGCGGTTCGGTGATCTCGGCGGCCGCGGTCGGCCGTCCGCAGGTGCGAGCGCTGGTCTATGTCGCCGGCTTCATCCCGGACGAAGGCGAAAGCGCCGGAGAGCTCGCCGCGAAGTACCCGGGCGGGACGCTCGGCGAGACCCTCGAACAGGTCGCCGTGGCCGGCGGCGTCGACCTCTACGTCCGGCAGGAGCTGTTCCACCAGCAGTTCGCCGCCGACGTCCCTGAGTCCCAGGCCCGGCTGATGGCGGCCGGCCAGCGCCCGGTCGCCGCGGCGGCGCTGGACGCGGCGTCCCCGGCCCCGGCGTGGAAGGAACTCCCGGTCTACAGCCTGATCCCGACCGCGGACAAGAACATCCCGCCGGCCGCCCAGCGGTTCATGTCCGAACGCGCGGAAGCGGAGATCGTCGAGGTGCCGGGCGCCTCGCACGCGGTCCTGGTCTCGCAGCCGGAAGCGGTGACGGAACTGATCCTTCGCGCCGCTCGGTGA
- a CDS encoding AraC family transcriptional regulator yields MRNVPLAEVDALPRAVLAISTDYPPEHVLPAHRHRRAQFLYGATGSMRVETADGTWTVPTRRAVLIPPETEHSVVMSNVTTRSLYLEPSAVPWFPRRCRAVDVSPLLRELLRAAVDVAPEYPRRGRDATLVSLLLHEISRCVPLPLELPWPRHEGLRAQCQSFSDAPDVHASPARWAAELHVSERTLHRLFSAETGLSFARWRERACVLHALPLLAADRPVAEVAATLGYESPAAFATMFARLLGVPPRVYRGSAGE; encoded by the coding sequence ATGCGCAACGTTCCGCTGGCCGAAGTCGACGCTCTTCCCCGCGCCGTGCTGGCGATCAGCACGGACTACCCGCCGGAGCACGTCCTGCCGGCCCATCGCCACCGGCGGGCGCAGTTCCTTTATGGCGCGACGGGTTCCATGCGCGTCGAAACCGCGGACGGCACTTGGACGGTCCCGACCCGGCGGGCGGTGCTGATCCCGCCGGAGACCGAGCACAGCGTCGTGATGTCGAACGTGACCACGCGCAGCCTGTACCTGGAGCCGTCGGCGGTGCCCTGGTTCCCGCGCCGATGCCGGGCGGTGGACGTCTCGCCGCTGCTGCGCGAACTGCTTCGCGCCGCCGTCGATGTCGCGCCGGAGTATCCGCGGCGAGGCCGCGATGCCACCCTGGTTTCTCTTTTGCTGCACGAGATTTCCCGTTGCGTGCCGCTGCCGCTCGAACTGCCTTGGCCGCGGCACGAAGGGCTGCGCGCCCAGTGCCAGTCCTTTTCGGACGCTCCGGACGTGCATGCTTCGCCAGCGCGCTGGGCTGCCGAATTGCACGTGAGCGAACGGACGCTGCATCGGCTGTTCAGTGCGGAAACCGGGTTGAGTTTCGCGCGCTGGCGAGAGCGGGCGTGCGTGTTGCACGCGCTCCCGCTGCTCGCCGCGGACCGTCCGGTCGCCGAGGTCGCCGCGACGCTCGGGTACGAGAGCCCCGCCGCGTTCGCCACGATGTTCGCCCGCCTGCTCGGCGTGCCGCCTCGTGTCTACCGCGGTTCTGCCGGCGAGTGA
- a CDS encoding sulfite exporter TauE/SafE family protein: MLTSILVLLLFGCLSGVTTVLFGFGGGFVTVPVVAAVTSRGDAMHVAVATSTAVMIVNAVSATVLQARAGRLRRDYLWPLAAFVAVGALAGSAAASFAGDGLLRVLFVVYLAVTIVDSLARGGFLHPPGEPRPLNKLTTTAGGVGIGAVASFLGVGGSVLTVPLLRRKGLPMADATAMANPLSVPVAVVATAVYATAGSGATGYLDPVAAAALLAGSLPAIALARKVADRLPDRVHAVAYVALLAAALIAVAVS; the protein is encoded by the coding sequence GTGCTGACCTCGATCCTTGTTCTTCTGCTCTTCGGCTGCCTCAGCGGCGTGACGACCGTGCTGTTCGGCTTCGGCGGCGGATTCGTGACTGTGCCCGTCGTCGCGGCGGTCACCAGCCGAGGCGACGCGATGCACGTCGCGGTCGCGACTTCCACCGCGGTGATGATCGTGAACGCCGTGAGCGCGACCGTCCTGCAGGCACGCGCGGGCCGGCTTCGGCGCGACTATCTCTGGCCGCTCGCCGCGTTCGTCGCAGTCGGCGCGCTCGCCGGTTCGGCGGCGGCGAGCTTCGCCGGTGACGGGCTGCTGCGCGTCCTCTTCGTCGTCTATCTGGCGGTGACCATTGTGGACAGCCTGGCACGCGGCGGTTTCCTCCACCCGCCGGGAGAGCCGCGTCCGTTGAACAAACTCACAACGACCGCGGGCGGCGTCGGAATCGGCGCGGTGGCGAGCTTTCTCGGTGTGGGCGGGAGCGTGCTGACGGTGCCGCTGTTGCGCCGCAAGGGACTGCCGATGGCGGACGCGACCGCGATGGCGAACCCGCTGAGCGTCCCGGTCGCGGTCGTGGCCACCGCCGTCTACGCGACCGCCGGCAGCGGCGCGACGGGCTACCTCGACCCGGTCGCCGCCGCGGCGCTGCTGGCCGGGTCGCTGCCGGCCATCGCGCTCGCCCGCAAGGTCGCCGACCGGCTGCCGGACCGGGTGCACGCGGTCGCGTACGTGGCCTTGCTGGCGGCCGCGTTGATCGCGGTGGCGGTCAGCTGA
- a CDS encoding ArsC/Spx/MgsR family protein gives MEIWVNPRCSKCRSAVSLLDEAGAEYTVRRYLEEPPTEAELGAVLDRLGLEPWDITRTGEKIAGELGLKSWPRTPADRPRWIAALAGNPALIQRPIITADDGTTVVARDEETVRSVLGQD, from the coding sequence GTGGAAATCTGGGTGAACCCGCGTTGTTCCAAGTGCCGCTCAGCCGTCTCGCTGCTCGACGAGGCAGGCGCGGAGTACACCGTGCGCCGCTATCTGGAGGAACCTCCCACCGAGGCCGAGCTCGGCGCGGTGCTCGACCGGCTCGGGCTCGAACCCTGGGACATCACTCGCACCGGCGAGAAAATCGCTGGTGAACTCGGGTTGAAATCGTGGCCGCGCACACCGGCCGACCGTCCACGATGGATCGCCGCGCTGGCCGGGAATCCGGCGCTGATCCAGCGGCCGATCATCACCGCGGACGACGGCACCACAGTCGTCGCCCGGGACGAAGAGACGGTGCGATCGGTCCTCGGGCAGGACTGA
- a CDS encoding GNAT family N-acetyltransferase yields the protein MTMPLTTDRLVIRDWSEEDAEAAYAIYGSSDVTHWLTPAMDRVADEAAMRSVLQAWQEAQPNLIPPRGRWAVERKSDGKLIGGLAIRLLPPYQEDLELSWQLHPDEWGNGYATEAARALAEWAFRQDDCDELFAVARPSNSRAIATAQRIGMQWVGETTKYYELRLQVYRIRQSDVL from the coding sequence ATGACCATGCCGCTGACCACCGACCGTCTCGTGATCCGGGACTGGTCGGAAGAGGACGCCGAAGCCGCCTACGCGATCTACGGGTCTTCCGACGTCACGCACTGGCTCACCCCGGCGATGGACCGGGTCGCCGACGAAGCCGCGATGCGCTCGGTGCTGCAGGCATGGCAGGAAGCCCAGCCGAACCTCATCCCGCCGCGCGGCCGCTGGGCGGTGGAGCGGAAGTCGGACGGGAAGCTGATCGGCGGCTTGGCGATCCGGCTGCTGCCGCCCTACCAGGAAGATCTGGAGCTGAGCTGGCAGCTGCACCCGGACGAGTGGGGCAACGGGTACGCGACCGAGGCCGCCCGGGCGCTGGCCGAGTGGGCGTTCCGGCAGGACGACTGCGACGAGCTGTTCGCGGTGGCCCGGCCCAGCAACTCGCGGGCGATCGCGACCGCGCAGCGGATCGGGATGCAGTGGGTCGGGGAAACGACGAAGTACTACGAGCTGCGGCTGCAGGTCTACCGGATCCGGCAGAGCGACGTGCTTTAA
- a CDS encoding FMN-dependent NADH-azoreductase, with product MAHLLQLDSSISGDRSVSRALTARAAAAWRAANPGGTVGYRDLGADPVPHLDATAWTARLTPEANRTPELAAAARIGEELVKEVLAADVVLLGLPLYNYGAPSSVKAWVDRIIAGAGDDPKVLGGRELVVLASRGGGYQEGAPRHGWDHAEGWLPHGLSLTGLAPRFITAEFTLADVNPALAEFRGRAAESLAAAEAAIDRLWAPVGVGR from the coding sequence ATGGCGCACTTGTTGCAGCTCGACTCCAGCATCAGCGGCGACCGTTCGGTCAGCCGCGCACTGACCGCACGGGCCGCCGCGGCCTGGCGAGCGGCGAACCCGGGCGGCACGGTCGGCTACCGGGACCTCGGTGCCGACCCGGTCCCGCACCTGGACGCGACGGCCTGGACGGCCCGGCTCACACCGGAGGCAAACCGCACGCCCGAACTGGCGGCCGCGGCGCGGATCGGGGAGGAGCTGGTGAAGGAGGTGCTGGCGGCGGACGTCGTGCTGCTGGGACTGCCGCTGTACAACTACGGCGCGCCGAGCTCGGTGAAGGCGTGGGTGGACCGAATCATCGCCGGCGCCGGCGATGACCCGAAGGTGCTGGGCGGACGAGAGCTGGTGGTACTTGCCAGCCGGGGCGGCGGGTACCAGGAAGGCGCGCCGCGGCACGGATGGGACCACGCGGAGGGATGGCTGCCGCACGGCTTGTCGCTGACGGGATTGGCGCCGCGGTTCATCACCGCGGAGTTCACGCTGGCGGACGTCAATCCGGCGCTGGCGGAGTTTCGGGGGAGGGCGGCGGAGAGCTTGGCTGCCGCGGAGGCGGCGATCGACCGGCTGTGGGCTCCGGTGGGGGTTGGCCGCTGA
- a CDS encoding MarR family winged helix-turn-helix transcriptional regulator, translating to MAQVPLVAQTPRRSGALLEHFARRIRMRAETVLAPFGLRPRHLIALTVLRTRGSSTQQSLAQILEMDGTNVVGLLNDLEASGLIERRRSPEDRRRHVVELTERGTQELARAEAALAAVEDEVFAALDQEQREQLYSLLFQAASGMVDPGICAEETPGC from the coding sequence ATGGCTCAGGTGCCGCTGGTCGCCCAGACCCCGCGCAGGTCCGGTGCGCTGCTCGAGCACTTCGCGCGCCGCATCCGGATGCGGGCGGAAACCGTGCTGGCCCCGTTCGGGTTGCGACCCCGGCATCTGATCGCGCTCACCGTCCTTCGCACGCGCGGGTCCAGCACCCAGCAGTCGCTCGCGCAGATCCTCGAGATGGACGGCACGAACGTGGTCGGCCTGCTCAACGACCTCGAGGCAAGCGGGCTCATCGAGCGGCGGCGGTCGCCGGAGGACCGGCGGCGGCATGTCGTCGAACTGACCGAGCGCGGCACGCAGGAGCTGGCCCGGGCGGAGGCCGCGCTGGCGGCCGTCGAGGACGAAGTCTTCGCCGCGCTCGACCAGGAGCAGCGCGAGCAGCTCTACAGCCTGCTCTTCCAGGCTGCTTCCGGGATGGTGGACCCGGGCATCTGCGCGGA